The following proteins are co-located in the Thermomicrobiales bacterium genome:
- a CDS encoding RNA polymerase sigma factor: protein MSEHTTSLRILRAVTTKSDEHSITREESDSACFSEIYLRYADQIYRYALARTGSIDVADDVVGETLLKALEAWNQFDPERGSIAAWLFTIAKHEIVNQHRAHRRLLRALARLRMDSPPSLSGDPAADLIHDEMAAHVTGALHRLSRLDRDIILLRYAGELSSPEIGQILDMASGTVRVRMMRALRRLAEDLGAIDDVR, encoded by the coding sequence GTGAGCGAACACACAACTTCCCTCAGAATCCTCCGTGCTGTGACTACAAAGTCGGATGAGCATTCGATTACGCGAGAAGAGTCCGACTCCGCGTGCTTCAGCGAGATCTATTTGCGCTACGCCGATCAGATTTACCGCTACGCGTTGGCCAGGACGGGTTCCATCGATGTAGCTGACGATGTGGTCGGCGAAACGCTTCTGAAAGCGCTCGAAGCGTGGAATCAATTCGACCCTGAGCGTGGGAGCATCGCCGCATGGCTATTTACGATTGCGAAGCATGAGATCGTCAATCAGCATCGAGCTCATCGACGTCTGCTTCGGGCGCTTGCTCGTCTGCGTATGGATTCGCCGCCGTCTTTGAGCGGGGATCCTGCTGCCGACCTCATTCATGACGAGATGGCAGCGCATGTAACCGGCGCACTTCACCGTCTATCGAGGTTGGACCGCGACATCATCCTGCTGCGCTACGCTGGCGAGCTCTCAAGTCCAGAGATTGGGCAGATTCTGGACATGGCGAGCGGGACAGTACGAGTCAGAATGATGCGAGCCCTGCGGCGGCTCGCCGAGGATTTGGGGGCCATTGATGACGTACGCTGA